One Nocardioides luti DNA window includes the following coding sequences:
- a CDS encoding sulfurtransferase, which yields MSRENSLVSTQWVEDHLDDPQVVIVEVDEDTTSYDKGHIRGAIKLDWTTDLQDQVRRDFVNKQQFEALLSERGVGNDHTVVLYGGNNNWFAAYAYWYFTLYGHADVKLMDGGRKKWELDSRELTDELPTREATTYSAQEQDTSIRAFRDEVVAAIGAQNLVDVRSPDEYAGRLLAPAHLPQEQAQRAGHVPTSVNVPWSKNANDDGTFKSDDELNALYEEVGFDTCKDTIALCRIGERSSLTWFVLKELLGRENVKNYDGSWTEYGSLVGVPVALGDEPGSAEGGA from the coding sequence ATGAGCCGCGAGAACTCCCTCGTCTCCACCCAGTGGGTGGAGGACCACCTCGACGACCCGCAGGTCGTGATCGTCGAGGTCGACGAGGACACCACGTCCTACGACAAGGGCCACATCCGTGGCGCGATCAAGCTCGACTGGACGACCGACCTCCAGGACCAGGTCCGTCGCGACTTCGTCAACAAGCAGCAGTTCGAGGCCCTGCTCTCCGAGCGCGGCGTCGGCAACGACCACACGGTCGTGCTGTACGGCGGCAACAACAACTGGTTCGCCGCGTACGCCTACTGGTACTTCACGCTCTACGGCCACGCCGACGTCAAGCTCATGGACGGCGGCCGCAAGAAGTGGGAGCTCGACTCCCGCGAGCTGACCGACGAGCTCCCGACGCGTGAGGCCACGACGTACTCCGCCCAGGAGCAGGACACCTCGATCCGCGCCTTCCGCGACGAGGTCGTCGCCGCCATCGGCGCGCAGAACCTCGTCGACGTGCGCAGCCCCGACGAGTACGCCGGCCGCCTGCTCGCCCCGGCCCACCTCCCGCAGGAGCAGGCCCAGCGCGCCGGCCACGTGCCGACGTCGGTCAACGTCCCGTGGAGCAAGAACGCCAACGACGACGGGACCTTCAAGTCCGACGACGAGCTCAACGCGCTCTACGAGGAGGTCGGCTTCGACACCTGCAAGGACACCATCGCCCTGTGCCGCATCGGTGAGCGCTCGTCGCTGACCTGGTTCGTGCTCAAGGAGCTGCTCGGCCGCGAGAACGTCAAGAACTACGACGGCTCGTGGACCGAGTACGGCTCCCTCGTCGGTGTCCCCGTCGCCCTGGGCGACGAGCCCGGCTCGGCCGAGGGCGGCGCCTGA
- a CDS encoding thioredoxin family protein → MTAGAWVLVVAVVAALSFGLYRAAVDGRFRGTHRVRAAAAATSTASPTSEPAPATPSIADLAESQGLALELGERATLLQFSSAFCAPCRATRRTLTEVADVVPGVRHVEVDAEHHLELVRHLGVLRTPTTLVLDARGAEVTRAAGAPRKEQVLSALAGIGAQG, encoded by the coding sequence ATGACCGCAGGAGCATGGGTACTCGTCGTCGCCGTCGTGGCAGCGCTGTCCTTCGGGCTCTACCGCGCGGCGGTGGACGGCCGCTTCCGCGGCACGCACCGCGTCCGCGCCGCCGCGGCCGCCACCTCGACCGCGTCCCCGACGTCCGAGCCCGCACCGGCCACCCCCTCGATCGCCGACCTCGCGGAGTCGCAGGGTCTGGCCCTCGAGCTGGGGGAGCGGGCCACGCTGCTGCAGTTCTCCTCCGCCTTCTGCGCCCCCTGCCGCGCCACCCGCCGCACGCTCACCGAGGTCGCCGACGTCGTGCCCGGCGTCCGCCACGTCGAGGTCGACGCGGAGCACCACCTCGAGCTGGTGCGCCACCTCGGCGTCCTGCGCACCCCGACCACGCTGGTGCTCGACGCCCGCGGCGCCGAGGTCACCCGGGCCGCCGGGGCGCCCCGCAAGGAGCAGGTCCTGTCCGCGCTCGCCGGGATCGGCGCTCAGGGGTAG
- a CDS encoding VanZ family protein, whose protein sequence is MAPVRLVSAALLVAYAVALAVVLMEYNPLVATDVVARFGYWLQGHGASAAMTEPARVEFLLNAAMFAPVAFLAALALPRQHWATWVVWGFVLSGAVELLQGVLLPPRSAQFEDVVANTLGALVGAVASLPVARVMTKR, encoded by the coding sequence ATGGCTCCCGTCCGACTCGTCTCCGCCGCGCTCCTGGTGGCGTACGCCGTGGCGCTGGCCGTCGTGCTGATGGAGTACAACCCGCTGGTGGCCACGGACGTCGTCGCGCGCTTCGGCTACTGGCTCCAGGGGCACGGGGCCTCCGCTGCGATGACCGAGCCGGCCCGCGTCGAGTTCCTGCTGAACGCCGCGATGTTCGCGCCGGTCGCCTTCCTGGCGGCCCTGGCCCTGCCTCGCCAGCACTGGGCCACCTGGGTGGTCTGGGGCTTCGTCCTCTCGGGGGCCGTCGAGCTCCTGCAGGGCGTCCTGCTGCCCCCGCGGTCCGCGCAGTTCGAGGACGTCGTGGCCAACACCCTCGGGGCGCTGGTCGGGGCGGTGGCCTCGCTCCCGGTCGCCCGGGTGATGACAAAGCGGTGA
- the mshD gene encoding mycothiol synthase, with product MTDLEALAAAAESADGAAPLDEATWLALRHRPDSVQRFEREGGVALVIGDELTLVVHPDARGRGVGTSLLDEALDARAGGGRTGQLSAWSHGHHPAADRLAASRGFAKVRELWVMRRATADPLPELPASDVPVRSFRPGDEAELLRVNAAAFAHHPEQGSMDAANLAERMAEPWFSPDGLLVATDGERMLGFHWTKQHSAALGEVYVVGIDPGAQGRGLGKLLTLAGLHHLAGLGVAEVLLYVESDNAPAVAVYSGLGFAHAAADTHVMYERA from the coding sequence GTGACCGACCTCGAGGCCCTCGCGGCCGCCGCCGAGTCCGCCGACGGAGCCGCCCCGCTGGACGAGGCGACCTGGCTGGCGCTCCGGCACCGGCCCGACAGCGTGCAGCGCTTCGAGCGCGAGGGCGGGGTCGCGCTGGTGATCGGGGACGAGCTGACGCTGGTCGTGCACCCGGACGCGCGGGGCCGGGGCGTCGGGACGAGCCTGCTGGACGAGGCGCTGGACGCCCGGGCAGGCGGCGGGCGGACGGGACAACTCAGTGCGTGGTCGCACGGCCACCACCCCGCGGCCGACCGGCTCGCCGCGTCGCGCGGCTTCGCGAAGGTGCGCGAGCTCTGGGTGATGCGCCGTGCGACGGCCGACCCGCTCCCGGAGCTGCCCGCGAGCGACGTACCCGTCCGGTCCTTCCGTCCCGGCGACGAGGCCGAGCTGCTGCGCGTGAACGCCGCGGCCTTCGCGCACCACCCCGAGCAGGGGTCGATGGACGCCGCCAACCTGGCCGAGCGGATGGCGGAGCCGTGGTTCTCCCCCGACGGGCTGCTCGTCGCGACGGACGGCGAGCGGATGCTGGGCTTCCACTGGACCAAGCAGCACTCGGCCGCGCTGGGCGAGGTGTACGTCGTGGGCATCGACCCCGGCGCGCAGGGTCGTGGCCTCGGCAAGCTGCTCACGCTCGCCGGGCTGCACCACCTGGCGGGGCTGGGCGTCGCCGAGGTGCTGCTGTACGTCGAGTCGGACAACGCCCCGGCGGTCGCGGTCTACTCCGGGCTGGGCTTCGCCCATGCGGCGGCCGACACGCACGTGATGTACGAGAGGGCCTAG
- a CDS encoding lipase family alpha/beta hydrolase: protein MPSRLTSASRLLGLSSAARAWDHPASAPDPDARMFGELHRELATALQGPRLVAAAPRLARAPRAPQPGHVVVDVPGWRAPEVATLPLRTYLRALGYDAHGWGFGINRGDARADARRLGQQVAGLAEQHGPVSLVGWSLGGVIVREVARLHPSYVACVVTYGSPVFGGPVPKAVPVTAIVSRRDGIVPWRSAVDGRSPDVEHVEVDSTHLGLGFDPDVWGVVAERLARASRAG from the coding sequence GTGCCCTCGCGGCTCACCTCCGCTTCACGGCTGCTGGGGCTGAGCTCCGCCGCCCGCGCCTGGGACCACCCGGCGTCCGCACCCGACCCCGACGCCCGGATGTTCGGCGAGCTGCACCGCGAGCTCGCGACAGCGCTCCAGGGGCCGCGCCTGGTGGCTGCGGCCCCGCGGCTGGCCCGGGCGCCGCGCGCCCCGCAGCCCGGTCACGTCGTCGTCGACGTCCCGGGCTGGCGGGCACCGGAGGTGGCCACGCTGCCGCTGCGCACCTACCTCCGCGCGCTGGGCTACGACGCCCACGGCTGGGGCTTCGGCATCAACCGCGGTGACGCCCGCGCCGACGCGCGCCGGCTCGGGCAGCAGGTGGCCGGTCTCGCCGAGCAGCACGGGCCGGTCTCGCTGGTCGGTTGGAGCCTGGGCGGCGTGATCGTGCGCGAGGTCGCGCGCCTGCACCCGTCGTACGTCGCCTGCGTCGTGACCTACGGCTCGCCGGTGTTCGGCGGCCCCGTCCCGAAGGCGGTGCCGGTGACCGCGATCGTCAGCCGGCGCGACGGCATCGTGCCGTGGCGCTCCGCCGTCGACGGCCGCTCGCCGGACGTCGAGCACGTCGAGGTCGACTCCACCCACCTCGGACTGGGCTTCGACCCGGACGTCTGGGGCGTCGTCGCCGAGCGGCTCGCCCGCGCGTCCCGCGCCGGTTGA
- a CDS encoding Fur family transcriptional regulator codes for MTDDWRERLRGSGYRLTPQRELILSAVEELGHATPDEVLAKVREQSSAVNVSTVYRTLEVLEELGLVRHAHLSDRAPTYHSVTDHEHFHLVCRNCRRITSVDPGVITPLSDRLRDEHAFVVDVGHLTVFGQCTDCERPAHADHPPGTPPGTHAHPEEPHTHA; via the coding sequence ATGACCGACGACTGGCGCGAGCGACTCCGGGGCAGCGGCTACCGGCTGACCCCGCAGCGCGAGCTGATCCTCAGCGCCGTCGAGGAGCTCGGGCACGCCACCCCCGACGAGGTGCTGGCCAAGGTCCGCGAGCAGTCGTCGGCGGTCAACGTGTCGACGGTCTACCGCACGCTCGAGGTCCTGGAGGAGCTCGGCCTGGTGCGGCACGCGCACCTGAGCGACCGCGCCCCGACGTACCACTCCGTCACGGACCACGAGCACTTCCACCTCGTCTGCCGGAATTGTCGACGCATCACCTCGGTTGACCCTGGTGTCATCACCCCGCTCAGCGACCGGCTGCGCGACGAGCACGCGTTCGTCGTGGACGTCGGCCACCTGACGGTCTTCGGCCAGTGCACGGACTGCGAACGCCCCGCGCACGCCGACCACCCGCCCGGCACCCCGCCCGGCACCCACGCACATCCCGAGGAGCCCCACACCCATGCGTAG
- a CDS encoding FABP family protein → MPFELPDNLHPNCGPVAWLLGTWRGSGHGDYPTIEAYEFGQELIFTHDGRPFFHYMSRAWITDENGEKIRDAAIETGFLRCLEDGKVEFLLTHNTGFVEIWHGTADGGKLDLTTDAVARTETAKEYTGGKRLYGNVEGDLLYAFDMAAMGQALQPHTWARLVRA, encoded by the coding sequence ATGCCTTTCGAGCTCCCCGACAACCTGCACCCGAACTGTGGTCCCGTGGCCTGGCTGCTCGGCACCTGGCGCGGGAGCGGCCACGGCGACTACCCGACGATCGAGGCGTACGAGTTCGGCCAGGAGCTGATCTTCACCCACGACGGCCGCCCGTTCTTCCACTACATGTCCCGCGCGTGGATCACCGACGAGAACGGCGAGAAGATCCGCGACGCCGCGATCGAGACCGGCTTCCTGCGCTGCCTGGAGGACGGCAAGGTGGAGTTCCTGCTGACCCACAACACCGGCTTCGTCGAGATCTGGCACGGCACCGCCGACGGCGGCAAGCTCGACCTGACGACCGACGCGGTCGCCCGGACCGAGACCGCCAAGGAGTACACCGGCGGCAAGCGCCTCTACGGCAACGTCGAGGGCGACCTGCTCTACGCCTTCGACATGGCGGCCATGGGGCAGGCGCTCCAGCCGCACACCTGGGCCCGGCTCGTCCGCGCCTGA
- a CDS encoding DsrE family protein encodes MPRPLVVKVTCGSEDAERCNQAFTVAATAVAAGADVSLWLTGEAAWFGVPGRAEEFALDLATPLADLLAAVVAGGMVTVCTQCAARRGIVEGDLREGVRIAGAAGFTEEVLRDDVQALVY; translated from the coding sequence ATGCCACGCCCACTCGTCGTCAAGGTCACCTGCGGGAGCGAGGACGCCGAGCGCTGCAACCAGGCGTTCACCGTCGCCGCCACCGCCGTCGCGGCGGGCGCCGACGTCTCGCTCTGGCTCACCGGCGAGGCCGCGTGGTTCGGGGTGCCGGGCCGGGCCGAGGAGTTCGCGCTCGACCTCGCCACGCCCCTGGCCGACCTGCTCGCCGCGGTGGTCGCCGGCGGGATGGTCACGGTGTGCACGCAGTGCGCCGCCCGGCGGGGCATCGTCGAGGGCGACCTGCGCGAGGGTGTCCGGATCGCCGGGGCGGCCGGCTTCACCGAGGAGGTCCTGCGCGACGACGTGCAGGCCCTCGTCTACTAG
- a CDS encoding MoaD/ThiS family protein gives MSLDAPGTGPDETRVIRVHYWAAAKSAAGVAGDDLPVDGPISLTEVLRRAVALHPGTRLGAVLGSCSTLLGDRPVSAEDPDEVLVPVGSTIEFLPPFAGG, from the coding sequence ATGAGCCTCGACGCGCCGGGAACCGGTCCGGATGAGACGCGGGTCATCCGCGTCCACTACTGGGCGGCCGCGAAGTCGGCGGCCGGCGTCGCCGGTGACGATCTCCCCGTGGACGGCCCGATCTCGCTCACCGAGGTGCTCCGCCGGGCCGTCGCCCTGCACCCCGGGACCCGCCTCGGCGCGGTCCTCGGCAGCTGCTCGACCCTGCTCGGCGACCGCCCCGTCTCGGCCGAGGACCCCGACGAGGTCCTGGTGCCGGTCGGCTCGACCATCGAGTTCCTCCCGCCCTTCGCCGGCGGCTGA
- a CDS encoding DUF4395 domain-containing protein: protein MSTTVNPSTASGARVDSTAGRPARIDPRGPQLGAAITSVVLAAVLLLAPHPAAVALLAVQAVLFATGAALGVQRTPYAWLFKTFVRPRLGAPGELEDTAPPRFAQGVGLAFALVGLVGFLTGVTAVGLVATGLALVAALLNAAFRFCLGCEMYLLIKRFAPIGG from the coding sequence ATGTCCACCACCGTGAACCCCAGCACCGCCAGCGGCGCGCGCGTCGACTCGACCGCCGGCCGCCCGGCGCGCATCGACCCGCGCGGCCCGCAGCTCGGTGCCGCGATCACGTCGGTCGTGCTCGCCGCCGTGCTGCTGCTCGCCCCCCACCCGGCGGCGGTCGCCCTGCTCGCCGTCCAGGCCGTGCTGTTCGCCACCGGTGCCGCGCTGGGCGTCCAGCGCACGCCGTACGCCTGGCTCTTCAAGACGTTCGTCCGGCCGCGGCTCGGCGCCCCCGGCGAGCTCGAGGACACCGCCCCGCCGCGCTTCGCGCAGGGCGTGGGCCTGGCCTTCGCCCTCGTCGGCCTCGTCGGCTTCCTGACCGGCGTGACCGCGGTCGGCCTGGTCGCCACCGGCCTCGCGCTGGTCGCGGCGCTGCTCAACGCGGCCTTCCGCTTCTGCCTCGGCTGCGAGATGTACCTCCTCATCAAGCGCTTCGCCCCCATCGGTGGTTGA
- a CDS encoding YgfZ/GcvT domain-containing protein gives MRSPLLDLPGAVAGDGIDAEVAAHYGSFNLEQRSLESGEGFVDLSHRDVLRISGPDRLTWLHSLTSQHLTALAPKVWTGALVLSPNGHVEHAFYGYDDGEAFTAHTEPGQVAALIAFLERMKFMMRVEVTDVTDQLAVTWRPRPAPVVEEVAQQPSRNHPSPYAAYELVPRDQLTAYAAAAGPACGFWAFEALRIARGEPRLGIDTDARTIPNEAGWIPAAVHLDKGCYRGQETVARVHTLGRPPRRLTLLHLDGTENRLPAQGAEIRSGDKVVGFVGSSARHHELGPIALGMVKRNVPVDAPLVVDDMPAGQEVVVDPEVGLHVRPMR, from the coding sequence ATGCGTAGCCCCCTGCTGGACCTGCCCGGCGCCGTCGCCGGTGACGGCATCGACGCCGAGGTGGCCGCGCACTACGGCTCCTTCAACCTCGAGCAGCGCTCGCTCGAGTCCGGCGAGGGCTTCGTCGACCTCTCGCACCGCGACGTGCTCCGCATCTCCGGGCCGGACCGCCTCACCTGGCTGCACTCGCTGACCTCGCAGCACCTCACCGCCCTCGCGCCGAAGGTGTGGACCGGCGCGCTGGTGCTCAGCCCGAACGGCCACGTCGAGCACGCGTTCTACGGGTACGACGACGGCGAGGCGTTCACGGCGCACACCGAGCCCGGCCAGGTGGCCGCGCTCATCGCGTTCCTCGAGCGGATGAAGTTCATGATGCGGGTCGAGGTCACCGACGTGACCGACCAGCTGGCCGTTACCTGGCGCCCCCGCCCCGCGCCGGTGGTTGAGGAGGTTGCGCAGCAACCGTCTCGAAACCACCCGTCGCCGTACGCCGCCTACGAGCTCGTCCCGCGCGACCAGCTGACGGCGTACGCCGCGGCCGCCGGCCCGGCGTGCGGCTTCTGGGCCTTCGAGGCGCTGCGGATCGCGCGCGGGGAGCCGCGCCTGGGCATCGACACCGACGCCCGGACGATCCCCAACGAGGCCGGCTGGATCCCGGCCGCCGTGCACCTCGACAAGGGCTGCTACCGCGGGCAGGAGACCGTCGCGCGGGTGCACACGCTCGGGCGGCCGCCGCGCCGGCTGACGCTGCTGCACCTCGACGGCACCGAGAACAGGCTGCCCGCGCAGGGTGCCGAGATCCGCTCCGGCGACAAGGTGGTCGGCTTCGTCGGCTCGTCCGCGCGCCACCACGAGCTCGGGCCGATCGCGCTCGGCATGGTCAAGCGCAACGTCCCCGTGGACGCCCCGCTGGTCGTCGACGACATGCCGGCCGGCCAGGAGGTCGTCGTCGACCCCGAGGTCGGGCTGCACGTGCGCCCGATGCGCTGA
- a CDS encoding GDP-mannose 4,6-dehydratase: MSEASGPTALVLGVGGQDGVYLARHLLTLGYRVVGTVREDALDGDRAAYLSGVELRELDVRDRAGFAAILDTVRPDEVYNLAGFTSVGASWGQAELVAETNGMAVLRILEELVAHQDRHGSAPRYFQPSSSEMFGISDQQPQTEGTPHHPRSPYAVTKSFAHHLTVNYRESYGLFTCTGTLYNHESPLRPQQFVTRKITQAVAEIALGRREQVSLGNLDVRRDWGSAADYARSMHLMLQQDEPADFIVATGVSRALSDVLALAFLAVGIDDPTPYVVQDPALMRPAEVVDLAGDPTKAREQLGWEPAYDFETVVDHMVRVDMRRLETGVEESEDYLYP, from the coding sequence ATGAGTGAAGCGTCCGGGCCGACCGCCCTCGTCCTCGGCGTCGGCGGCCAGGACGGCGTCTACCTCGCCCGGCACCTGCTCACCCTCGGCTACCGCGTCGTCGGCACCGTGCGCGAGGACGCCCTCGACGGCGACCGCGCGGCGTACCTCTCCGGCGTCGAGCTGCGCGAGCTGGACGTGCGCGACCGGGCCGGCTTCGCCGCGATCCTCGACACCGTCCGTCCGGACGAGGTCTACAACCTCGCCGGCTTCACCTCGGTCGGCGCCAGCTGGGGCCAGGCCGAGCTGGTCGCCGAGACCAACGGGATGGCGGTGCTGCGGATCCTCGAGGAGCTCGTCGCGCACCAGGACCGGCACGGGTCGGCGCCGCGCTACTTCCAGCCGTCGAGCTCGGAGATGTTCGGCATCAGCGACCAGCAGCCGCAGACCGAGGGCACCCCGCACCACCCCCGCAGCCCCTACGCCGTGACCAAGAGCTTCGCCCACCACCTGACGGTGAACTACCGCGAGTCCTACGGCCTGTTCACGTGCACCGGCACGCTCTACAACCACGAGAGCCCGCTGCGACCGCAGCAGTTCGTGACCCGCAAGATCACCCAGGCGGTCGCGGAGATCGCCCTGGGCCGCCGCGAGCAGGTCTCGCTCGGCAACCTCGACGTCCGGCGCGACTGGGGCTCCGCGGCCGACTACGCCCGGTCGATGCACCTCATGCTCCAGCAGGACGAGCCCGCGGACTTCATCGTGGCGACGGGGGTGTCACGCGCGCTCTCGGACGTGCTCGCCCTGGCGTTCCTCGCGGTCGGCATCGACGACCCCACGCCGTACGTCGTGCAGGACCCGGCGCTGATGCGGCCCGCCGAGGTCGTCGACCTCGCCGGCGACCCGACCAAGGCGCGCGAGCAGCTCGGCTGGGAGCCGGCCTACGACTTCGAGACCGTGGTCGACCACATGGTGCGGGTCGACATGAGGCGGCTCGAGACCGGCGTCGAGGAGTCCGAGGACTACCTCTACCCCTGA
- a CDS encoding GDSL-type esterase/lipase family protein, with product MIGTREAGIGAVLVLVAAGAAFVVLRDGSGGATADQPVRTVFMGDSLTQADTGRFDARPGPASWVAYAVSGRSPWSYVADVAVGGQTLVQMAERFEQDVLARDPEGVVIMGGTNDVLQGLPVEPSVASLVTMVGLARDAGAQVWVIGPPAIDAAYAKPVTPMVEAQRRAAEQAGATYVDIGPDDRLYGRNGDWLPGLSFDGVHPTPEGARALAGVILDRLAE from the coding sequence GTGATCGGGACACGGGAGGCCGGGATCGGGGCCGTGCTGGTGCTCGTCGCCGCGGGCGCGGCGTTCGTGGTCCTGCGCGACGGCTCCGGCGGCGCCACCGCCGACCAGCCCGTCCGCACGGTCTTCATGGGCGACTCGCTCACGCAGGCCGACACCGGCCGCTTCGACGCCCGCCCCGGCCCCGCGTCGTGGGTGGCGTACGCCGTGAGCGGCCGCTCGCCCTGGTCGTACGTCGCGGACGTCGCCGTAGGCGGCCAGACCCTGGTGCAGATGGCCGAGCGCTTCGAGCAGGACGTGCTGGCGCGCGACCCCGAGGGCGTCGTGATCATGGGCGGCACCAACGACGTGCTGCAGGGGCTGCCGGTCGAGCCGTCGGTCGCGAGCCTCGTGACGATGGTCGGGCTGGCGCGGGACGCGGGTGCCCAGGTGTGGGTGATCGGCCCGCCGGCCATCGACGCGGCCTACGCCAAGCCGGTCACGCCGATGGTGGAGGCGCAGCGCCGGGCCGCGGAGCAGGCCGGGGCGACGTACGTCGACATCGGGCCGGACGACCGCCTCTACGGGCGCAACGGCGACTGGCTTCCGGGTCTCAGCTTCGACGGCGTGCACCCGACGCCGGAGGGCGCGCGGGCGCTCGCCGGCGTGATCCTCGACCGGCTGGCCGAGTGA
- a CDS encoding DUF1416 domain-containing protein, with the protein MCGATEGGLSLDGVNVAKEAVIQGQVLRGAEPVGNAYVRLLDRTGEFTAEVPTSATGHFRFFAGDGEWTLRTLAPKAEPVDNKVVAAVGSVAEVTVSI; encoded by the coding sequence ATGTGCGGCGCCACCGAGGGCGGTCTGTCCCTCGACGGCGTGAACGTCGCCAAGGAGGCCGTGATCCAGGGCCAGGTCCTGCGCGGTGCCGAGCCCGTCGGCAACGCCTACGTGCGCCTGCTCGACCGCACCGGTGAGTTCACCGCCGAGGTCCCCACCTCGGCCACCGGCCACTTCCGGTTCTTCGCCGGCGACGGCGAGTGGACGCTGCGCACGCTCGCGCCGAAGGCCGAGCCCGTGGACAACAAGGTCGTCGCCGCCGTCGGCTCGGTCGCCGAGGTCACCGTCTCCATCTGA
- a CDS encoding response regulator transcription factor, with the protein MSTLLLLTSALQPSTEVLPGLALLGHQVKILPAEGSALLEAPDADLLLVDGRQELAHARDLCRLIRTTGTDVPVLLIVTEGGLAVVTHDWGMDDVVLHTCGPAELEARIKLAIGRLAARREADDPESHVIRSGEVVVDEATYTAKIGGRALDLTFKEFELLKFLAQHPGRVFSRQQLLQEVWGYDYFGGTRTVDVHVRRLRAKLGPENETLIGTVRNVGYRFVLPTKEAKEIKDSSDALHRAEQDA; encoded by the coding sequence ATGAGCACCCTTCTGCTGCTCACCAGCGCGCTGCAACCCTCGACGGAGGTGCTGCCGGGGCTGGCCCTGCTGGGCCACCAGGTCAAGATCCTCCCCGCCGAGGGCAGTGCCCTGCTCGAGGCGCCCGACGCCGACCTGCTGCTGGTCGACGGCCGCCAGGAGCTGGCCCACGCCCGCGACCTGTGCCGGCTGATCCGCACCACCGGCACCGACGTGCCCGTCCTCCTCATCGTCACCGAGGGCGGCCTCGCCGTCGTCACCCACGACTGGGGCATGGACGACGTCGTGCTGCACACCTGCGGCCCCGCCGAGCTCGAGGCGCGCATCAAGCTGGCGATCGGCCGGCTCGCCGCCCGCCGCGAGGCCGACGACCCCGAGTCGCACGTGATCCGCTCCGGCGAGGTGGTCGTCGACGAGGCGACGTACACCGCCAAGATCGGCGGCCGCGCGCTCGACCTCACGTTCAAGGAGTTCGAGCTCCTCAAGTTCCTCGCCCAGCACCCCGGCCGCGTCTTCAGCCGGCAGCAGCTGCTGCAGGAGGTGTGGGGCTACGACTACTTCGGCGGCACCCGCACCGTCGACGTGCACGTGCGGCGCCTCCGCGCGAAGCTCGGCCCCGAGAACGAGACGCTCATCGGCACGGTCCGCAACGTCGGCTACCGGTTCGTCCTCCCCACCAAGGAGGCCAAGGAGATCAAGGACTCCTCCGACGCGCTGCACCGTGCGGAGCAGGACGCCTGA